One segment of Nostoc piscinale CENA21 DNA contains the following:
- a CDS encoding plasmid replication protein, CyRepA1 family gives MRSLNLAAYSKKKNCLVKVIELPGPEKGVDELIVAKNSHAFDKVYRQSVDLEIYLAHTKPHTELTIPAALTINRPYLGEIAFPNSGLVGVKSAKGTGKTTALQNIVQQAKTKNQPILLITHRIQLGKFLCDKIGIQWGLNTNNSLFSYLDSQTTESLGLCIDSIWKINVDKWQGGIVILDEVEQLLWHLLNSDTCKNKRVKILKNFQKLIATVLQTGGLVIAQDADLSDVSLEYLQGLSGIKIIPWLLVNQWQPVRGWDITFYDSPNPTPLIHQLELDLLAGRKCYVTTDSRSGRYSCETIENYLKERLEKLRYQFPKSLVISSRTTNTPDHPAVEFVGNINQKIGEYDTIFVTPSLGTGISIDVQHFDRVYGIFQGVIPDTEARQALARVRDNVPRIVWCAKRGIGLIGSGSTNYRLLSDWYQANQKENLALLSPLHKIDVDLPLVYDPIHLRTWAKLSARVNASIRLYRQSMQDGFTTDGHQIWLRSNAVHNNIIRDLRLAFLATDANDLATRKRLILEIVKVQRDWTDKRQKAKDIKRQMKEIKLKNQLATAKIIADSPDINYVEYQQLSSKNSLTDLECHQIHKYTLKQKYGVEVTPELKLKDDQGYYSQLLIHYYLTHESDYFHVRDQHEWQQQLLLGEGKVFLPDIKTYTVKVEAMKALGMLEFLDSERIFIENDPDLLWLQDVVYQHSQHIKRVLGINLAREEEVTSPIKILSKLLKLLGLKLKVSNQGYQIDSETLYDSRDKIFAAWYQRDELMLANFKGVQLEMKDFSNWKFEPVKQQSVLASLSTR, from the coding sequence ATGCGATCGCTCAACTTGGCTGCTTATTCCAAGAAAAAAAATTGCTTAGTCAAAGTAATCGAACTTCCAGGGCCAGAAAAAGGCGTTGATGAATTAATCGTTGCCAAAAATAGTCACGCCTTCGACAAAGTTTATCGCCAAAGTGTTGATTTAGAAATCTACCTCGCACACACCAAACCCCATACAGAATTAACCATTCCGGCTGCACTCACCATCAACCGTCCCTATTTAGGTGAAATAGCTTTTCCCAACTCAGGGTTAGTCGGCGTTAAATCAGCAAAAGGCACAGGTAAAACCACAGCATTACAAAATATTGTTCAACAAGCCAAAACCAAAAATCAACCCATCTTATTAATTACCCACAGAATCCAACTGGGAAAATTTTTATGTGACAAAATTGGAATTCAGTGGGGTTTAAACACTAATAATAGTTTATTTTCTTACCTTGACAGTCAAACGACCGAATCTCTTGGTTTATGTATTGACTCTATTTGGAAAATCAATGTAGATAAATGGCAAGGCGGAATAGTTATTTTAGATGAAGTTGAGCAATTATTATGGCATTTATTAAATAGTGATACTTGTAAAAACAAACGTGTCAAAATCTTAAAAAATTTCCAAAAACTAATCGCTACAGTTTTGCAAACTGGCGGTTTAGTCATTGCCCAAGATGCTGATTTGTCAGATGTATCTTTAGAATATTTGCAAGGTTTATCGGGAATAAAAATTATACCTTGGTTACTTGTCAACCAATGGCAACCTGTACGCGGTTGGGATATAACTTTTTATGATTCACCCAACCCGACACCTTTAATTCATCAACTAGAATTAGATTTACTCGCAGGTCGTAAATGTTATGTCACTACTGATAGTAGGTCGGGACGCTATAGCTGTGAGACTATTGAAAATTATCTCAAAGAACGTTTAGAAAAATTACGTTATCAATTTCCAAAAAGTTTAGTAATTAGTAGCAGAACTACAAATACACCTGACCATCCAGCCGTTGAATTTGTCGGCAATATTAACCAAAAAATTGGTGAATACGACACAATTTTTGTTACTCCCAGTCTAGGAACTGGTATTAGTATTGATGTTCAACATTTTGATAGAGTTTACGGCATATTTCAAGGCGTAATTCCTGATACTGAAGCCAGACAAGCCTTAGCCAGAGTCAGAGATAATGTGCCTCGGATTGTTTGGTGTGCTAAACGAGGAATTGGTTTAATAGGTAGTGGTAGCACCAACTATCGTTTATTATCGGATTGGTATCAAGCCAATCAAAAAGAAAATTTAGCTTTACTTAGTCCACTGCATAAAATAGATGTGGATTTGCCTTTAGTATATGACCCAATTCATTTACGGACTTGGGCGAAATTATCTGCTAGAGTCAATGCTTCTATTCGCCTTTATCGTCAGTCTATGCAAGATGGATTTACCACTGACGGACATCAAATTTGGTTGCGGAGTAATGCAGTTCACAATAATATTATTCGGGATTTGCGTTTAGCTTTTTTGGCAACTGACGCTAATGATTTAGCAACACGCAAGCGATTAATTTTAGAAATTGTCAAAGTCCAAAGAGATTGGACAGATAAGCGGCAAAAAGCTAAAGATATTAAACGGCAAATGAAAGAAATCAAGCTAAAAAATCAATTAGCTACTGCCAAGATTATTGCAGATTCTCCAGATATAAATTATGTAGAATATCAACAGTTATCATCTAAAAACTCTCTCACAGATTTAGAGTGTCATCAAATACATAAATATACGCTCAAACAAAAGTATGGCGTAGAAGTTACACCAGAACTCAAATTAAAAGATGACCAAGGTTATTACTCACAATTATTAATTCACTATTATTTAACCCATGAAAGTGATTATTTTCATGTTAGAGACCAGCATGAATGGCAACAGCAATTACTGTTAGGCGAGGGTAAAGTTTTCTTACCAGATATCAAGACTTATACTGTCAAAGTTGAAGCAATGAAGGCTTTAGGAATGCTAGAGTTTCTCGACTCAGAACGAATTTTTATTGAAAATGACCCTGATTTACTTTGGTTACAAGATGTGGTTTATCAGCACAGTCAACATATCAAACGAGTTTTAGGAATTAACTTAGCTAGGGAGGAAGAAGTAACTTCGCCAATTAAAATTCTTAGCAAGTTACTCAAGTTATTGGGATTAAAATTAAAAGTTAGTAATCAAGGTTATCAAATAGACTCAGAAACTTTATACGATAGTAGAGATAAAATATTTGCCGCTTGGTATCAACGTGATGAGTTGATGTTAGCTAATTTTAAAGGTGTACAATTAGAGATGAAGGATTTTTCTAATTGGAAATTTGAGCCTGTTAAGCAGCAATCTGTATTAGCTAGTTTATCAACAAGATGA
- a CDS encoding ROK family protein, whose amino-acid sequence MTLILALDFGGTKLAAAITQLGSRQWLRYERCLSPTGATAKTDLEIMRSLIYNLLQGETPSAIGVSFGGPVDFTTGTVRLSHHVLGWENIPLKHLLEQEFGVPTSVDNDANVAALGEHRFGAGQGYDSLFYVTISTGVGGGWILNGKPWRGNAGMAGEIGHIVVNPAGPVCLCGKRGCVERLASGPYMAQDAKEYLLKPANHFSGKQLRSLVNDNLDLITGKMISDAAAQGDELAINILQNGAWALGVGIGNVANLINPQRFILGGSVTKAGELWWQEVQKTARETALPEIDFEILPAALGDDAPLWGAVALAELGLI is encoded by the coding sequence ATGACATTAATTCTAGCTCTTGATTTTGGTGGTACTAAGTTAGCCGCAGCCATAACTCAACTTGGTTCACGTCAATGGTTGCGTTATGAACGTTGTCTCTCACCCACAGGTGCTACTGCTAAGACTGATTTAGAAATTATGCGATCGCTCATCTATAATTTACTCCAAGGTGAAACTCCCTCAGCTATCGGTGTCAGTTTTGGCGGACCTGTAGACTTTACTACAGGAACAGTGCGACTTTCGCATCATGTCCTTGGCTGGGAAAATATACCTCTCAAACACTTGCTAGAACAAGAATTTGGTGTACCTACAAGTGTAGATAACGATGCTAATGTTGCAGCTTTGGGTGAACATCGCTTTGGTGCTGGTCAAGGATACGATAGCTTGTTTTATGTCACCATCAGCACTGGTGTCGGCGGTGGTTGGATACTTAATGGTAAACCTTGGCGTGGTAACGCAGGTATGGCTGGTGAAATTGGACATATAGTAGTTAATCCTGCGGGGCCAGTGTGTTTATGTGGTAAACGAGGATGTGTAGAAAGACTAGCATCAGGCCCTTATATGGCTCAAGATGCCAAAGAATATTTATTAAAACCAGCAAATCACTTTTCAGGTAAACAACTACGTAGCTTAGTCAATGACAATTTAGATTTAATCACTGGCAAAATGATCAGTGACGCTGCGGCACAAGGTGATGAGTTAGCAATTAATATTTTGCAAAATGGTGCTTGGGCTTTGGGAGTGGGTATTGGGAATGTAGCGAATTTGATTAACCCACAACGGTTTATTTTAGGCGGTAGTGTGACAAAAGCGGGAGAACTTTGGTGGCAGGAAGTACAGAAAACAGCCCGTGAAACCGCCTTACCAGAAATAGATTTTGAAATTCTTCCGGCGGCTTTGGGTGATGATGCACCACTGTGGGGTGCTGTGGCTTTGGCAGAATTAGGTTTAATATAA
- a CDS encoding beta-ketoacyl-ACP synthase, translating to MVKVVVTGIGLVSALGTSLEDSWQNLLAGKSGIQYQQPFAELESVPLGLIGKQPSELQMLTQMVVASALQDAGLHPPLPDCAVVIGSSRSYQGAWESLARGMNGKDSNYALEDWLDILPHTNAIAAARQIGAVEIVSAPMAACATGIWAISQAALLIQTGRCQRVIAGAVEAPITPLTICGFQQMNALAKTGAYPFDVQREGLVLGEGGAVLVLESAELAKQRQAKVYGEILGFGLTADAYHTNQPEPYGKSAIAAIKQCLERSHLTPNDINYIHAHGTATQLNDKIESKIIQQLFPKTVAISSTKGATGHTLGASGALGIAFSCKALQQQILPPCVGLQQPEFDLNFVMTAQQSSIQNILCFSFGFGGQNAVIALSNSSC from the coding sequence TTGGTTAAGGTTGTTGTCACTGGTATTGGTTTAGTCTCTGCTTTAGGCACAAGCTTAGAAGATAGCTGGCAAAATTTGTTAGCAGGTAAGTCAGGAATTCAATATCAGCAACCATTTGCAGAACTTGAATCAGTTCCTCTCGGCTTGATTGGGAAACAACCATCTGAGTTACAAATGCTGACTCAGATGGTTGTTGCTTCTGCGTTACAAGATGCTGGTTTACATCCCCCATTACCTGACTGTGCTGTAGTTATTGGTTCGAGTCGCAGTTATCAAGGTGCGTGGGAATCTTTGGCTAGGGGGATGAATGGGAAAGATAGCAATTACGCATTAGAAGATTGGTTAGATATCTTACCCCATACAAATGCGATCGCAGCTGCTAGACAAATTGGCGCAGTTGAAATAGTTTCTGCACCGATGGCGGCTTGTGCTACAGGGATTTGGGCGATTTCCCAAGCTGCTTTATTAATCCAAACTGGGCGATGTCAAAGGGTAATTGCTGGCGCAGTGGAAGCACCAATTACACCGTTAACTATTTGCGGGTTTCAGCAGATGAATGCTTTAGCCAAAACTGGTGCTTATCCTTTTGATGTACAGCGAGAAGGTTTAGTTTTGGGTGAAGGTGGGGCGGTGTTAGTTTTAGAATCAGCAGAGTTAGCCAAGCAACGCCAAGCGAAAGTTTATGGTGAAATTTTGGGTTTTGGTTTAACCGCAGATGCTTATCATACCAATCAACCTGAGCCTTATGGCAAAAGCGCGATCGCTGCAATTAAACAATGTCTAGAACGCAGTCATCTCACACCAAATGATATCAATTACATTCACGCCCACGGTACAGCTACACAATTAAACGACAAAATTGAAAGTAAAATCATCCAACAGTTATTTCCCAAAACAGTAGCCATCAGTTCCACCAAAGGCGCGACAGGACACACTTTAGGCGCTTCTGGTGCTTTAGGAATTGCTTTTTCTTGCAAAGCTTTGCAACAGCAAATTTTACCCCCTTGTGTCGGCTTACAACAACCAGAATTTGATTTAAATTTTGTCATGACTGCCCAACAAAGCTCAATTCAAAATATCTTATGTTTTAGCTTTGGCTTTGGTGGGCAAAATGCAGTCATAGCATTGAGTAATTCATCTTGTTGA
- a CDS encoding DnaJ domain-containing protein, with protein sequence MTLNGHTDAVLYVAISSDSKVLASGSADKTIRIWDCTTWKQLDIFTEHSAAVNTLLITPDGYSLISGSTDTTIKLWNLHTRKLVQTLTGHSEAVLSLAMSADGQILASSTRKTVKLWHIPTGNLLQTLPGFSPVAFTPDSQMLVSGGNGGTIKIWSLQGLNELTGNSLLSQEWWEVLGVDVDAQPQDVKFAYLQLARQYHPDVNNSANAQASMQVINQAYQKFQVQRKLR encoded by the coding sequence TTGACTTTAAATGGACATACCGACGCGGTTTTATATGTTGCTATTAGTTCTGATAGTAAAGTTTTAGCTAGTGGTAGTGCGGATAAAACTATTCGGATTTGGGACTGTACGACCTGGAAACAATTAGATATTTTCACAGAACATTCGGCTGCTGTAAATACTTTATTGATCACCCCTGATGGTTATAGTTTAATTAGTGGTAGTACAGATACTACTATCAAACTCTGGAATCTTCATACAAGAAAATTAGTTCAAACTTTGACTGGACATTCAGAAGCAGTTTTATCTCTAGCTATGAGTGCTGATGGACAAATTCTAGCTAGTAGTACTCGCAAAACTGTCAAACTCTGGCATATCCCAACGGGGAATTTATTACAAACTCTACCTGGTTTTAGTCCTGTCGCCTTTACGCCTGATAGTCAAATGTTAGTCAGTGGTGGTAACGGCGGTACTATCAAAATTTGGAGCCTGCAAGGTCTGAATGAGTTGACTGGCAATTCTTTATTGTCTCAGGAATGGTGGGAAGTTTTAGGTGTAGATGTTGATGCTCAACCTCAAGATGTCAAGTTTGCTTACCTGCAATTAGCTAGACAATATCATCCTGATGTGAACAATTCTGCAAATGCTCAAGCATCGATGCAAGTCATCAATCAAGCTTATCAAAAATTTCAAGTGCAACGGAAGTTGAGATGA
- a CDS encoding class I fructose-bisphosphate aldolase, producing MTTTLIEANSIESVLGKEAEDLLNYKAKVSQDLLHLPGPDFVDRVWLNSDRNPQVLRNLQQLYSTGRLANTGYLSILPVDQGIEHSAGASFAPNPIYFDPENIVKLAIAGGCNAVATTLGVLGIVSRKYAHKIPFIVKINHNELLTFPNQFDQVLFASVEQAWNLGAAAIGATIYFGSEQSTRQIQEISRAFERAHELGMVTILWCYLRNNAFKQDKDYHLAADLTGQANHLGVTIEADIIKQKLPEYNNGYGAVAKATGESYGKTNERVYTELTTDHPIDLTRYQVLNCYAGRAGLINSGGASGKNDFAEAVRTAVINKRAGGTGLISGRKAFQRPFEEGVKLFHAIQDVYLSPDVTIA from the coding sequence ATGACTACTACATTGATAGAGGCTAATTCTATCGAGTCAGTGTTGGGTAAAGAAGCAGAAGACCTGCTGAATTATAAAGCCAAAGTTTCTCAAGATTTATTGCATTTACCAGGGCCAGACTTTGTAGATCGAGTCTGGCTAAATAGCGATCGCAATCCTCAAGTGTTGCGGAATCTGCAACAACTTTATTCTACTGGTCGTTTGGCAAATACTGGCTATCTTTCAATTTTACCTGTTGACCAAGGCATTGAACACTCGGCTGGAGCATCTTTTGCGCCAAACCCCATATATTTTGACCCAGAAAATATCGTCAAATTAGCAATAGCAGGTGGTTGTAATGCTGTTGCAACAACTTTAGGGGTATTAGGCATTGTCTCACGCAAATATGCACACAAAATTCCGTTTATTGTCAAAATCAACCATAACGAACTTTTAACCTTTCCTAACCAATTTGATCAAGTCTTATTTGCTAGTGTTGAACAAGCTTGGAATTTAGGTGCAGCCGCCATCGGTGCAACAATTTACTTTGGTTCCGAACAATCAACCAGACAAATTCAAGAAATTAGTCGTGCATTTGAACGCGCCCATGAATTGGGTATGGTGACTATTCTGTGGTGCTATTTGCGGAATAATGCTTTCAAACAAGATAAAGATTATCATCTAGCGGCTGATTTAACTGGACAGGCGAATCATTTAGGCGTAACCATTGAAGCCGATATTATCAAGCAAAAATTACCTGAATATAACAATGGTTATGGTGCAGTTGCTAAAGCTACAGGTGAAAGTTACGGTAAAACCAATGAGCGAGTTTACACAGAATTAACCACTGACCATCCCATAGATTTAACTCGTTATCAAGTATTAAATTGCTATGCTGGTAGAGCAGGATTAATTAATTCTGGTGGAGCATCTGGTAAAAATGATTTTGCGGAAGCAGTACGTACGGCTGTCATTAATAAACGGGCTGGTGGTACTGGCTTAATTTCTGGACGTAAAGCGTTCCAGCGTCCATTTGAAGAAGGTGTGAAACTTTTTCACGCTATTCAAGATGTTTATTTATCACCAGATGTAACTATTGCCTAA
- a CDS encoding DUF4079 domain-containing protein, producing the protein MINVSEALEPLAAWFRSLGIPQPIVEWGHPVMMGIVVVVMGSYVAWTGWRGRLAQDKDESFNNRMSHRLLAPWMFFFLAAGYPGGVLSLVMQRHPIFESPHFWTGSLVLILLLINSLLTLGGFGGDKPTLRTTHAYLGSGILGLLVIHGVLGLI; encoded by the coding sequence ATGATTAACGTCAGCGAAGCTCTAGAACCTCTTGCAGCTTGGTTCCGTTCGTTGGGAATACCCCAGCCGATTGTGGAATGGGGACATCCTGTGATGATGGGAATTGTTGTGGTAGTGATGGGTAGCTATGTTGCATGGACTGGTTGGCGCGGGAGGCTGGCGCAGGATAAAGATGAGTCTTTTAACAACCGGATGAGTCATCGTCTCCTAGCACCTTGGATGTTTTTCTTTTTGGCTGCGGGTTATCCTGGTGGAGTTTTATCTTTAGTGATGCAGCGCCACCCAATTTTTGAAAGTCCTCATTTTTGGACAGGTTCGCTTGTACTAATACTTTTATTAATTAATAGTTTACTGACGTTGGGTGGTTTTGGTGGTGATAAACCGACTTTACGTACTACTCATGCCTATTTAGGTAGCGGAATTTTGGGGCTGTTGGTTATTCATGGTGTGTTGGGGTTGATTTAA